One stretch of Narcine bancroftii isolate sNarBan1 chromosome 8, sNarBan1.hap1, whole genome shotgun sequence DNA includes these proteins:
- the fam199x gene encoding protein FAM199X isoform X1, translating to MSDLYGKFLAPDEPFPLLPQRGHTSDVTSFDVSDFGCQLSSCHRTDPLHRLHTNRWNLTSCGTSVASSECSEELFSSVSCGDQEDCYSLLDDQEFTQNASFDLFPEGSVCSDVSSSISTYWDWSDSEFEWQLASSDFASGSDVLSDVVPSVTSSPCPVLKRRNKQHRSLDELPWSAMTNDEQVEYIEYLSRKVSTEMGLREQLDIIKIIDPNAQISPTDSEFIIELNCLTDEKLKQVRNYIKEHSARQRSVRESWRRGSYAGCGVGGLSGASSSSASLVSSASSSGSSGSNSASASSANMSRAHSDSNLSTSAADRIRDSKKRSKQRKLQQKAMRKRQLKEQRQARKERLSGLFLNEEVLSVKVAEEDHEGDVDILM from the exons ATGTCCGATTTATATGGCAAATTCCTGGCACCGGACGAGCCATTTCCCTTGTTACCACAAAGGGGGCACACCAGTGATGTAACCAGTTTTGATGTCAGTGACTTTGGATGCCAGCTGTCATCATGCCATAGGACTGACCCACTGCACAGACTTCACACCAACAG ATGGAATTTGACTTCCTGTGGAACAAGCGTTGCAAGCTCCGAATGCAGTGAGGAACTCTTCTCATCGGTTTCTTGTGGAGATCAAGAAGACTGCTATTCCCTGCTGGATGATCAGGAATTCACTCAGAATGCATCCTTTGACCTCTTTCCAGAGGGTAGTGTCTGCAGTGATGTGTCTTCTTCAATCAGCACTTACTGGGATTGGTCTGACAGTGAATTTGAGTGGCAG CTGGCCAGCAGTGATTTTGCAAGCGGAAGTGATGTCTTGTCTGATGTGGTTCCAAGCGTTACTAGTTCTCCATGCCCTGTTCTAAAGAGGAGAAATAAGCAGCACCGAAGTTTGGATGAGCTTCCATGGAGTGCAATGACCAATGACGAGCAG GTTGAATATATTGAGTACCTGAGTCGTAAAGTTAGTACAGAGATGGGTCTCCGGGAGCAGCTCGACATCATTAAAATCATTGATCCAAATGCTCAGATTTCACCCACTGatagtgaatttataattgaacTCAACTGCCTGACCGACGAAAAGTTAAAGCAG GTAAGGAATTACATCAAAGAACACAGTGCCCGCCAGCGATCTGTGCGTGAAAGCTGGAGAAGGGGCAGTTACGCTGGTTGTGGGGTCGGCGGTTTGAGTGGTGCCAGCAGCAGCAGTGCCAGCTTGGTAAGTTCAGCAAGCAGTAGTGGGTCCAGCGGCAGCAACTCCGCATCGGCTTCCAGTGCCAACATGAGCCGGGCACACAGCGACAGTAACCTGTCCACCAGTGCTGCAGACAGGATAAGAGACTCAAAG AAGCGATCCAAGCAACGTAAACTACAGCAGAAAGCGATGCGTAAGCGACAGTTGAAAGAACAGCGCCAAGCGAGAAAAGAGCGATTGAGTGGCCTCTTTCTGAACGAGGAAGTGCTGTCTGTGAAGGTAGCAGAGGAAGACCATGAAGGAGATGTTGACATCTTGATGTGA
- the fam199x gene encoding protein FAM199X isoform X2, which yields MSDLYGKFLAPDEPFPLLPQRGHTSDVTSFDVSDFGCQLSSCHRTDPLHRLHTNRWNLTSCGTSVASSECSEELFSSVSCGDQEDCYSLLDDQEFTQNASFDLFPEGSVCSDVSSSISTYWDWSDSEFEWQLASSDFASGSDVLSDVVPSVTSSPCPVLKRRNKQHRSLDELPWSAMTNDEQVEYIEYLSRKVSTEMGLREQLDIIKIIDPNAQISPTDSEFIIELNCLTDEKLKQVRNYIKEHSARQRSVRESWRRGSYAGCGVGGLSGASSSSASLKRSKQRKLQQKAMRKRQLKEQRQARKERLSGLFLNEEVLSVKVAEEDHEGDVDILM from the exons ATGTCCGATTTATATGGCAAATTCCTGGCACCGGACGAGCCATTTCCCTTGTTACCACAAAGGGGGCACACCAGTGATGTAACCAGTTTTGATGTCAGTGACTTTGGATGCCAGCTGTCATCATGCCATAGGACTGACCCACTGCACAGACTTCACACCAACAG ATGGAATTTGACTTCCTGTGGAACAAGCGTTGCAAGCTCCGAATGCAGTGAGGAACTCTTCTCATCGGTTTCTTGTGGAGATCAAGAAGACTGCTATTCCCTGCTGGATGATCAGGAATTCACTCAGAATGCATCCTTTGACCTCTTTCCAGAGGGTAGTGTCTGCAGTGATGTGTCTTCTTCAATCAGCACTTACTGGGATTGGTCTGACAGTGAATTTGAGTGGCAG CTGGCCAGCAGTGATTTTGCAAGCGGAAGTGATGTCTTGTCTGATGTGGTTCCAAGCGTTACTAGTTCTCCATGCCCTGTTCTAAAGAGGAGAAATAAGCAGCACCGAAGTTTGGATGAGCTTCCATGGAGTGCAATGACCAATGACGAGCAG GTTGAATATATTGAGTACCTGAGTCGTAAAGTTAGTACAGAGATGGGTCTCCGGGAGCAGCTCGACATCATTAAAATCATTGATCCAAATGCTCAGATTTCACCCACTGatagtgaatttataattgaacTCAACTGCCTGACCGACGAAAAGTTAAAGCAG GTAAGGAATTACATCAAAGAACACAGTGCCCGCCAGCGATCTGTGCGTGAAAGCTGGAGAAGGGGCAGTTACGCTGGTTGTGGGGTCGGCGGTTTGAGTGGTGCCAGCAGCAGCAGTGCCAGCTTG AAGCGATCCAAGCAACGTAAACTACAGCAGAAAGCGATGCGTAAGCGACAGTTGAAAGAACAGCGCCAAGCGAGAAAAGAGCGATTGAGTGGCCTCTTTCTGAACGAGGAAGTGCTGTCTGTGAAGGTAGCAGAGGAAGACCATGAAGGAGATGTTGACATCTTGATGTGA